CGCAGAAGATGGTCAGCTCGCCGATGCCCTTGACGTTCAGGATCCGCAGGTACTCCGCCAGCCTGAAGTTGCCGGAGAGATACGCGATGATCGCGAAGGCGCCGCCCGCCATCACGATGGGCCCGATCGCCAAGCCGTCGAGGCCGTCCGTCAGGTTGACCGCGTTCGAGGCGCCTACGATCACCAGCAGCGCGAAGGGCACCCAGAGCCAGCCGAGGGTCACCAGCCACCCCTTGAAGAAGGGGATGGAGAGCGCCGTGGAAAAGCCGTCGGGCGGCCACAGATAGAGCCACGCCATGAGCGACCCGGCCAGCAGGATCTGCGCGCCGAACTTCTCCTTGGCGGAGATGCCCTTCCTGGTGCGGAGCTTTCTCCAGTCGTCGAGGAAGCCGATGAGGGCGAAGCCCGATGTCGCCAGGATCAGCACCCAGACGTAGCGGTTGTGGAGATTGGTCCACAGGAGCGTCGACATGAGCAGCGCCGCCAGGATGATGAAGCCGCCCATCGAGGGCGTCCCGGCCTTCTCGCGGTGGCGCTCCGGCGTGTCCTCGCGGATCGTCTCGCCGCCGTCTTGCAGCGCCCGCAGCCGCCCGATCAGCCAGGGGCCCAGCACGAAGGAGATCACGATCGCCGTCACCGTCGCCATCGCGGCCCGGAACGTGATGTACCGGAAGACGTTGAAGACGATGCTGTCCCTGGCCAGCGGCACGAGGAGGTCGTAGAGCATCAGCCATCCTCCCCCCCGAAGCGGGCGATGAGCGCGTCCACGACGCGCTCCATGCGCATGCCGCGCGAACCCTTGACCAGCACGGCGTCCCCGGGGGCCAGGCGCTTGAGGAGATGCGCCACGGTGTCCTCGAAGGTCTCGGCGTGGTGGCTCTCGGCCAGCCCCGCCTCACGCGCCGCCTCGACGGCCAGCCTGGCGGCGCGGCCCAGCCCGACGAACTCCGCCGCTCCCGACGCGGCGACGGCGCGACCCATCGCCCTGTGCTCCGCCTCCGCGATGGGACCGAGCTCGAGCATGTCGCCCAGCACCACGACCCGGCGCGCGCCGCCGCCGGATGCCCCGAGGGTGTCGAGCGCGGCGCGCACCGACACCGGATTGGCGTTGTAGGTATCGTCGAGGATGCGCAGCGCGCCGCAGCGCCGCCACACGCAGCGCCCCTTGGCCGGGCGCGCCGCCTCGAGGCCCTGGGCGATCCGCTCGAGCGGCAGGCCGAGCGCGGCGCCCACGCCGGCCGCCGCGAGCGCGTTCGTGACGTTGTGCCGTCCGGCGAAACGCAGCCGCACGGCCCGGCGCCCCTCGGACGTCTCGAGGGTGAAGCCGACGCCGTCCGGGGTCTCGCTGATCTCCCCCGCCGCGCGGATGTCCGCCGCGTCCCGCGCGCTGAAGGTCCAGACCCGCGCCGGACTCACCGCGGCCATGGCAAGGACGCGGGGATCGTCGGCGTTCAGCACAACGGCGCCGTCGGCGGGAATGGCCCGGACCAGGGCGCTCTTCTCCCGCTGCACGTCGTCGAGGGATCCGAGGAACTCGGTGTGCGCGGACGACACCGTGGTGACGGCGGCGATGGTGGGCCGCGCGATCTCGGCGAGCGCGGCGATCTCGCCCGGCCGGTTCGTGCCGAGCTCGAGCGCGGCCGCGCGGTGCTCGGCAGTGAGCTTGACGAGCGTGAGCGGCAGTCCCCACTGGTTGTTGAAGCTCGACTCGGGCTTGAGCACGGGCCCGAGCGAGACCAGCACCGCCGCCATCATCTCCTTGGTCGTGGTCTTGCCGTTCGAGCCCGTCACCGCCGCGACCGGAATCGTGAACCGCTGGCGGTGCCATGCGCCCAGCCGCCCGAGGGCCTTCGTCGTCTCGTCCACCAGCACGACGGGCACGCCCGGCGGCAGATCGTCGGGCACCGAGTGGATCACGAGGCAGGCGGCGCCACGCCCGACGGCGTCGCGCAGGAAGGCGTGGCCGTCCTGACGCTCGCCGCGGACGGCGAAGAACACCTCACCGACGCGCAGGCTCCGGCTGTCGATGGAGATGCCGGCCACGGCGATGCCGAGGTCGCCTCCGAGGAGGGCGCCGCGGGTGCCGCGGACGATGTCTTCGATGGTGAATGCCGGCATGCGCGGTCCTATGTCGTTCTCCCCGCGAGGGCGGCCCGCGCCTGGGCGCGATCGTCGAAGGGGAGCACCTCGGAACCGACAACCTGGTAGATCTCGTGGCCCTTGCCAGCGATGACGACGACGTCGCCGGCGCGGGCCCAGGCAAGCGCGCTCTGGATGGCAGCCTTCCTGTCCGGAATTGTCTCATGCCGGTCGAGCGCCGCACCGCCGGAGCTCTTGGTGGAGCTCGTGGCAGGGATGCCCGCGACGATGTCGGCGATGATCGCCTCGGGCCGCTCGCTCCGCGGGTTGTCGGAGGTGATCCAGACGCGGTCGGCGAGGCGCGAGGCGATGGCGCCCATGAGCGGTCGCTTGCCGCGGTCGCGATCGCCGCCGCAGCCGAAGACCACCGCGAGCCGCCCGCCGGGGCCGCGGAGCCTCTGGGCCGTCTCGAGCGTCCTCTCGAGGGCATCGGGCGTGTGGGCGTAGTCCACGATGACGAGGAAGGGCTGTCCCGCCTCGACGCGCTCGAAGCGGCCCGGAACGGACTCGACGGAGCCCAGCGCGCGGCCGATGGCGTCCGGCGCGATGCCGAGAGCCACGCCGACGCCGGCCGCCGCGAGCAGGTTCATCACGTTGTGCTCGCCCACGAGCGGCGAGGCGATATCCAGGTGGCCGGCCGGCGTCCGCACGCTCATGCGGATGCCCTCGGCGCCGGAGGTCCAGCGCGCCGGGCGCACGTCGGCACGCCCGCGTATCCCGTAGGTGATCGTCGGGAGCGGGAGGCCGGCGACCATGCTGACCCCCGAGGGGTCGTCGGCGTTCACCACGGCGGTGCGTCCGGACTTGAGCCCGGCGGCCAGCAGGGCGAAGAGGCGCCGCTTGGCTTCCCGGTACGCGTCCATGGTCGCGTGGAAGTCGAGGTGGTCCTGCGTCAGGTTGGTGAAGACCGCGATGTCGAAGTCGATGCCGTCCACGCGCGAGAGCGCGAGCGCATGGGAGGAGACTTCCATGGCGACGGCCGTGACTCCCGCGTTGACCATCCGGCGCAGCAGCGACTGAAGCTCGACGGCCTCCGGCGTCGTCAGGCCCGCCGAAATGACCTCCGCCCCGACCCGGTACTGGACGGTCCCGATGAGCCCGGTCCGCTGCCCGCGGGCGGTCAGGAGCGCATCGACGAGATAGGACGTGGTCGTCTTGCCATTGGTGCCCGTGATGCCGATCACGGTCAGCGCGCCCGAGGGATGGTCGAAGTAGGCGTCGGCCAGGCGGGCGAGCGCTTCGCGCGAGCAGGGTACCAGCACGCGACCGATCGCCCTGCCCTCGAGCAGGTCCGGCCCTTCGAGGACCACGGCGGCCGCGCCGCGCGCGAGCGCGTCCTCGACATAGCGTCGGCCGTTCTGCCTGAGGCCAGGGACGGCGACGAACAGCTCGCCGGGCTTCACCGTGCGCGAGTCGTACGCGACGCCGCTGACCGTGGCGGGGATCGGTCCCAGCACCGTCTTGTCAGCCAGGGCGTCGAGCAGGGTCGCGGCGGGCACAGGGTCTCCGCTCATCGACTCGCGGCCGGCGGCCCCGGCGGCCCCGCCGGCCCGGTCCCCGCCGGCCCGGTCAATGTCAGGCGGCACGTCATGCCGGCCGTCATCGGCGTCCCCGGCGCGGGAGATTGGGCGACGACGACGCCGCGACCCTCGACCTCGAGCGCCACATCGTATGGGGCCAGCGCGGCCATGGCGCCGCGAAGCGAGCGGCCCTCTAGCGCGGGCATAACACGAGCGGCGCCCGACCCGTCGTCGAGGCTCGCGAACCTGAGGGGTGCCGCCGCAGCCGTCGTTTCGCCGCCGCCCGCTACATCGCCGCGCATGATCGGCACAGGGCTGGTGCCCCGCGGCGGGACGTTCATATGGCGTAGCGCCTGGAGGCCGATGGCGGCGAAGATTGGCGCCGCGGCCTCGCTGCCCCACTTCTCGTTCTTGGGCTCGTCGAGCAGCACGATCATGGCCAGGCGCGGGTCGTCGGCCGGGGCGAAGCCCACGAAGGACAGCACGCCCGGCGCGTGAGAGTAGCGGCGCGTCGCCGGGTCCATCTTCTGCGCCGTGCCGGTCTTGCCGGCGACCTCGTAGCCCGGGATGGCGGCGTTGTGTCCCGTGCCCTCGCGGACGGCGGCCGTCATGATGGTCGTGAGCTCGCGGGCGGTCTCGGGCGAGATCACCTGGCGGACGGCCTTCGGCTCGAAGCCCCGCACCTCGCGCCCCTGGCCGTCGAGCACCGCGCGCACGATCTGCGGCTGCATGAGGCGCCCGCCGTTGGCGATGGCGGCGAAAGCCGCGACCATCTGCACCGCCGTCACCGAGATCTCCTGGCCGATGGACATCGTCGCCAGCGACAGCGCCGACCACTGCGGGGGCGGGCGCAGCTGGCCGCGGCTCTCGCCGGGCAGCCCGAGGCCCGCGGGCTGGCCGAAGCCGAAGCCGGTGATGTACTTGTAGTAGCGCTCCTTGCCGAGCTGCATGCCCGCCTTGATCGAGCCCACGTTGGAGGAGTTCTGCAGGACCTCGGCGAAGGTGAGCCAGCCGAAGGGCTTCCAGTCGGAGATGACCGCGCTGGCGACCTTGATCTTGCCGTTCTCGCCGTAGAAGCGGTCGGTCGGGCGCACGACGCCTTCCTCGAGCGCGGCCGCGGCCATGATGACCTTGAAGGTCGAGCCCGGCTCGAACGGGTCGGTGAGGGCGCGGTTGCGCCGCTGCTCGTCCGTTGCCGCGCCGAACGCGTTCGGATTGAACGTGGGCCGGATCGCGAGAGCCAGGATCTCGCCCGTGCGCGGATCCATCATGACGGCCATCGCCACCTTGGAGCGCGTGCGGCGCCAGGCGGCCTCGACCTCCTTCTCGGCCAGGTACTGGAGCGTGGCGTCGATGGTGAGCGCGATGCCCTGCCCCGGCACGGACGCCTTGAGGATGACGGGGGCGCCGCTGACGTCGCGGCCGAGGGCGTCGCGCTCGACGAGCGCACGGCCTTCGGCCCCTGCCAGGTGGGCGTCCCATGCCTGCTCGACACCGCCCAGGCCCTTGCCGTCGAGCCCCTCGAAGCCGATGACGTGGGCGCCCAGCTCGCGGCTCGGGTACAGGCGCAGGCTCTCTTGGAGGAATCCCAGCCCCGGCTCGTTCAGGTCGCGCACGGCCTGCGCCACGGGCGGAGACAGCTTGCGCTTGACCCAGACGAAGCGCTTGGCCGGATCGAGGCGGCGGGCGATGTCGGCCGCGGGATCGCCCAGGATGGGCGAGAGCTCGCCTGCTAAGCGCTGAGCGTCGTCGATACGGTGGGGCAGCGCGAAGAGCGACTCGGCGTTGGAGGACTCCGCCAGCACCTGGCCCCCGCGGTCGACGATCGGCCCGCGCTTGGGCCGGAGCGCAACCGTCTTGGCGTGCTGGCTCTCGGCCAGCCGGGAGTATTCGTCGTGCTTGACGACCTGGAGATACGTCAGCCGGCCGAGGATCCCGAGGAAGGCGCAGGCGACGCACGCTGCGACGATCAGCGTCCGGCTCCTCAGACCCGGGTTCCGGGGGACCGTCATGGGGGCGGAGCGGCCTCGCCTCGCTTCATGCTAGCGGACCCTCTCAGGCACCGGCACAGCGGCCGCCGCGGTGCGCTCTCCGAGCGCCGTCGATGCCGTGCCGGCGCCCGCAAACTCGCGCGCCAATTGGACCTGCTGCCGGGTGGGAGCGACCATGCCGAGCCGTGAGCGCGCCTCGAGCTCGATGCGCGCCAGCGATTGGAGGCTCGCCTTCTCGACGCGCAGCCGGCGGTTCAACTCCTCGGCGCCGGCCTTGGTCGTGCGCAGGGTGTCGAGCCGGTAGGACAGGCGCACCTGCTGCATGCGGAGCCCGACCAGCCCCAGCACCAGCGCCACAACGACGCCGGCGGCCGCGACGCCCGCCAGCATGGCGCGCAGGCGCCGGCGGTCGCTGTCGCGGTGGAAGTGCGCCACCTGCTGGTCGGCCGTAGACGCTCCCCTGAGCCCCAGCGACATCTGGATCGGCATCGCGTGGCCACCCGTGTTCATCTCAGCCCTCGCCTCCCCGCTGACTCACCCAGCCCTCGCCTCACGGCTTCGCCCTTCGGCTCGAACCGCCACGCCTGCGGGATCAACCCAGCTCTCGCCTCGCGGCGGCCATGGCCACCGCTCAGCTCGAACTGCGGGCAGCGTCTCGGCTCGAACATCAGGCCGCCTCCAGCCTCTCGAGCACACGGAGCTTGGCGCTCCGGGCCCGCGGGTTGCCGCTGATCTCGTCGTCCGACGCGGTAACCGGCGACGGCTCGAGCTCGATGAAGCCCGCCTTTTCGAGCGCTCGGAAGGCGCGCTTGACCGCGCGGTCCTCGCCCGAGTGGAACGAGATGACGCCCAGCCTGCCGCCCCGCTCGAGCAAAGCCGGCGCCTCGTCCAGCGCCTGGAGGAGCGCCTCGGGCTCCTCGTTCACGGCCATGCGGAGCGCCTGGAAGGTGCGGGTGGCGACATGCGTGCGGCGCGACCAGGCCGCGCGGGGCACTCCGGCCTTGACCGCCTCGACCAGGTCCGCGGTGATCGTCAGCGGGGAGCGCCGCCGCCGCTCGACGATTCGTTTCGCGATGCGCCGCGCGTGGCGCTCCTCGCCGTACTCGAAGAGGATGCGGGCCAACTCGACCTCCGTTGCGTCCGCCAGCAGGTCCGCCGCCGTGCGGCCGCGAGTGGGGTCGAAGCGCATGTCGAGCGGCTCGTCCTTCTGGAAGCTGAATCCCCGCCCCGAGGCGTCGAGTTGGTAGGAGGACAGGCCGAGGTCGAGCAGGATCGCCGCGGCCCGGCTGACGCCGGCCTTGCCCGCGTGCGCGCCCACGTCACGAAAGCTCCCGTGGCGGAGCCGCACCCGGTCGCCAAAGCGCGCGAGCCTGCGGCGCGCGCGCTCGAGCGCTTCGGGGTCGCGGTCGATCCCGAGCACCCGGGTGCTCTCTCCGCCGGCTTCCAACAACCGTTCAGCGTGTCCGCCCATGCCGATCGTCCCGTCCACCACCCAGCCCCCGCGTCGGGGGCGCAAGAGGAACGTCACTTCGTCCACCAGCACCGGGAGGTGCGCGGCCGCCTCCCGCTCCATCCCTAGACGCCCTTCGACGCCAGTCTCTCGCGGAGATCGTCGAGCGGCCCGGCGTTGTCGCGCTGGAAGTGCGCCCACCGCTCTTTGTCCCAGATCTCAAAGTACGTCATCATGCTGACGATCTCGACGTCCTTCACCAGGCCGGCCCGCTCGCGATAGTTCTGCGGGATCTGGATGCGCCCTTGCGGGTCGAGCATCACGGCCTTGCCGCCGGAGAGATAGAGGTACTGGAACTTGCGCCGGTCGGGATCGAGGAGCGGCAGCTCGCTGACCTTGCTCTCGAGCTCCTTCCACGTCCGTTCGGGGTAGACGTCGAGCGCATTGCCGTTCGGGGCAATCATCAACTTGTCACCGAAGCCGTCGGCCAGCACTTCCCGGAAATCAGCCGGGATGCTGAGCCGCCCCTTCGGGTCTACCGTGTGACTGAACTGTCCCCGAAACACCGTCTCCCCTCTCGTTGGGGAAAGAATCTCCCCGGGCCGAGCAGTGAAACCACTTCATGGGATTTCATCCCACTTAGCGGCCTAATCTAAATCCTGGGCTTGGGGGTGTCAAGAAAAAACTCCGATTTCTTTGATATATCCGGGTCATCAGCGCAGGGCGACGGGTGGTGCCCGGCCCTGACGGGGCTACCGCATCTTGGAGAAGTGGGGCCTCAGCGGGGGTGGTAGTACTGCATGGCCTCCGGCATCCAGACCTCGATTTGCTGGATCCGTGTGGGCTCCGAGGGGTGGGTGGAGAGGAATTCAGGGGGCTTTCCGGACTTCGGGGAGGCCGCGGCCATGCGGACCCAGAGGTCCATGGCGGCGTGGGGGTCATAGCCGGCCTTGGCCATCAGGATGAGTCCCAGGTGGTCGGCTTCCGACTCCTGGGCCCGGTTCCAGGGGAGAAGAACCCCGACTGTGGCCCCGGCACCGAGGAGGGAAGCCACGGCCTGGACGGTGGCGGGATTGCCCCGGGAGAGAGCCGCCATGGTCGTCTCGAGGCCGACGTTGACCAGCATCTGCCGGCTGACCCGCTCTCCGCCATGACGCGCGATGACGTGGCCGATCTCGTGGCCCAGGACGGCTGCCAGGCCGTTCTCGTCGCGGGTGATGGGCAGGATACCGGTGTAGACGGCCACCTTGCCCCCGGGCAGGGCGAAGGCATTCACCTGCTTGTCGTCCTGGATGAGCCGATATTCCCACTTGTATTCAGGGTGGCCCGTGACCGCGGCGATGCGACTGCCGACCC
The Candidatus Rokuibacteriota bacterium DNA segment above includes these coding regions:
- the mraY gene encoding phospho-N-acetylmuramoyl-pentapeptide-transferase encodes the protein MLYDLLVPLARDSIVFNVFRYITFRAAMATVTAIVISFVLGPWLIGRLRALQDGGETIREDTPERHREKAGTPSMGGFIILAALLMSTLLWTNLHNRYVWVLILATSGFALIGFLDDWRKLRTRKGISAKEKFGAQILLAGSLMAWLYLWPPDGFSTALSIPFFKGWLVTLGWLWVPFALLVIVGASNAVNLTDGLDGLAIGPIVMAGGAFAIIAYLSGNFRLAEYLRILNVKGIGELTIFCAALVGAALGFLWFNTYPAQVFMGDVGSLALGGAIGTLAVLTKSELLLPLIGGIYVVEAVSVIIQVGYFKATGKRFFRMA
- the murF gene encoding UDP-N-acetylmuramoyl-tripeptide--D-alanyl-D-alanine ligase; its protein translation is MPAFTIEDIVRGTRGALLGGDLGIAVAGISIDSRSLRVGEVFFAVRGERQDGHAFLRDAVGRGAACLVIHSVPDDLPPGVPVVLVDETTKALGRLGAWHRQRFTIPVAAVTGSNGKTTTKEMMAAVLVSLGPVLKPESSFNNQWGLPLTLVKLTAEHRAAALELGTNRPGEIAALAEIARPTIAAVTTVSSAHTEFLGSLDDVQREKSALVRAIPADGAVVLNADDPRVLAMAAVSPARVWTFSARDAADIRAAGEISETPDGVGFTLETSEGRRAVRLRFAGRHNVTNALAAAGVGAALGLPLERIAQGLEAARPAKGRCVWRRCGALRILDDTYNANPVSVRAALDTLGASGGGARRVVVLGDMLELGPIAEAEHRAMGRAVAASGAAEFVGLGRAARLAVEAAREAGLAESHHAETFEDTVAHLLKRLAPGDAVLVKGSRGMRMERVVDALIARFGGEDG
- a CDS encoding UDP-N-acetylmuramoyl-L-alanyl-D-glutamate--2,6-diaminopimelate ligase — its product is MPAATLLDALADKTVLGPIPATVSGVAYDSRTVKPGELFVAVPGLRQNGRRYVEDALARGAAAVVLEGPDLLEGRAIGRVLVPCSREALARLADAYFDHPSGALTVIGITGTNGKTTTSYLVDALLTARGQRTGLIGTVQYRVGAEVISAGLTTPEAVELQSLLRRMVNAGVTAVAMEVSSHALALSRVDGIDFDIAVFTNLTQDHLDFHATMDAYREAKRRLFALLAAGLKSGRTAVVNADDPSGVSMVAGLPLPTITYGIRGRADVRPARWTSGAEGIRMSVRTPAGHLDIASPLVGEHNVMNLLAAAGVGVALGIAPDAIGRALGSVESVPGRFERVEAGQPFLVIVDYAHTPDALERTLETAQRLRGPGGRLAVVFGCGGDRDRGKRPLMGAIASRLADRVWITSDNPRSERPEAIIADIVAGIPATSSTKSSGGAALDRHETIPDRKAAIQSALAWARAGDVVVIAGKGHEIYQVVGSEVLPFDDRAQARAALAGRTT
- a CDS encoding penicillin-binding transpeptidase domain-containing protein; its protein translation is MTVPRNPGLRSRTLIVAACVACAFLGILGRLTYLQVVKHDEYSRLAESQHAKTVALRPKRGPIVDRGGQVLAESSNAESLFALPHRIDDAQRLAGELSPILGDPAADIARRLDPAKRFVWVKRKLSPPVAQAVRDLNEPGLGFLQESLRLYPSRELGAHVIGFEGLDGKGLGGVEQAWDAHLAGAEGRALVERDALGRDVSGAPVILKASVPGQGIALTIDATLQYLAEKEVEAAWRRTRSKVAMAVMMDPRTGEILALAIRPTFNPNAFGAATDEQRRNRALTDPFEPGSTFKVIMAAAALEEGVVRPTDRFYGENGKIKVASAVISDWKPFGWLTFAEVLQNSSNVGSIKAGMQLGKERYYKYITGFGFGQPAGLGLPGESRGQLRPPPQWSALSLATMSIGQEISVTAVQMVAAFAAIANGGRLMQPQIVRAVLDGQGREVRGFEPKAVRQVISPETARELTTIMTAAVREGTGHNAAIPGYEVAGKTGTAQKMDPATRRYSHAPGVLSFVGFAPADDPRLAMIVLLDEPKNEKWGSEAAAPIFAAIGLQALRHMNVPPRGTSPVPIMRGDVAGGGETTAAAAPLRFASLDDGSGAARVMPALEGRSLRGAMAALAPYDVALEVEGRGVVVAQSPAPGTPMTAGMTCRLTLTGPAGTGPAGPPGPPAASR
- a CDS encoding cell division protein FtsL; translation: MNTGGHAMPIQMSLGLRGASTADQQVAHFHRDSDRRRLRAMLAGVAAAGVVVALVLGLVGLRMQQVRLSYRLDTLRTTKAGAEELNRRLRVEKASLQSLARIELEARSRLGMVAPTRQQVQLAREFAGAGTASTALGERTAAAAVPVPERVR
- the rsmH gene encoding 16S rRNA (cytosine(1402)-N(4))-methyltransferase RsmH, giving the protein MEREAAAHLPVLVDEVTFLLRPRRGGWVVDGTIGMGGHAERLLEAGGESTRVLGIDRDPEALERARRRLARFGDRVRLRHGSFRDVGAHAGKAGVSRAAAILLDLGLSSYQLDASGRGFSFQKDEPLDMRFDPTRGRTAADLLADATEVELARILFEYGEERHARRIAKRIVERRRRSPLTITADLVEAVKAGVPRAAWSRRTHVATRTFQALRMAVNEEPEALLQALDEAPALLERGGRLGVISFHSGEDRAVKRAFRALEKAGFIELEPSPVTASDDEISGNPRARSAKLRVLERLEAA
- the mraZ gene encoding division/cell wall cluster transcriptional repressor MraZ, with the protein product MFRGQFSHTVDPKGRLSIPADFREVLADGFGDKLMIAPNGNALDVYPERTWKELESKVSELPLLDPDRRKFQYLYLSGGKAVMLDPQGRIQIPQNYRERAGLVKDVEIVSMMTYFEIWDKERWAHFQRDNAGPLDDLRERLASKGV
- a CDS encoding M48 family metallopeptidase, whose translation is MQSFRWHPALAMALVAAGVVTACETVPYTGRSQLQFMSPQQESELSAQAYQQTLAKTKLSSDAAASEMVTRVGSRIAAVTGHPEYKWEYRLIQDDKQVNAFALPGGKVAVYTGILPITRDENGLAAVLGHEIGHVIARHGGERVSRQMLVNVGLETTMAALSRGNPATVQAVASLLGAGATVGVLLPWNRAQESEADHLGLILMAKAGYDPHAAMDLWVRMAAASPKSGKPPEFLSTHPSEPTRIQQIEVWMPEAMQYYHPR